Proteins encoded by one window of Pseudonocardia sp. HH130629-09:
- a CDS encoding maleylpyruvate isomerase family mycothiol-dependent enzyme, with product MTTTPERTAVDPYAAVLLAENDRLAALLATADPATPVPTCPGWSLLQLLRHVGRGHRWAARMVATGATEGLDPREVPGGKPPEGGPEVAAQWLRDGATELLDAVVAAGPTAPVWTFTGPRPSAWWVRRRLHEATVHRADAAVALGAPFPIDPQVAADGVAEWLGLLAARPAADEPPLADGATLHLHATDDVPDGAGEWMVRGAGGRVVWEHGHGKGDAAVRGTAADLLQGVTRRIPADDDRLQVLGDAGVWTGWLARTGF from the coding sequence ATGACCACGACACCGGAGCGCACCGCTGTCGACCCGTATGCCGCCGTCCTGCTCGCCGAGAACGACCGGCTCGCCGCGCTGCTGGCGACGGCCGACCCGGCCACCCCCGTCCCGACCTGTCCCGGCTGGTCGCTGCTGCAGCTGCTCCGCCACGTCGGGCGCGGGCACCGGTGGGCGGCCCGGATGGTCGCCACGGGTGCGACCGAGGGCCTCGACCCGCGCGAGGTGCCCGGGGGCAAGCCGCCCGAGGGCGGCCCGGAGGTCGCGGCGCAGTGGCTGCGCGACGGCGCGACCGAGCTGCTCGACGCCGTCGTCGCGGCGGGGCCGACCGCGCCGGTGTGGACCTTCACCGGGCCACGGCCCTCGGCGTGGTGGGTGCGGCGGCGGCTGCACGAGGCGACGGTGCACCGCGCCGATGCCGCCGTCGCGCTCGGGGCGCCGTTCCCCATCGACCCGCAGGTGGCCGCCGACGGGGTCGCGGAGTGGCTGGGTCTGCTCGCGGCCCGCCCCGCCGCCGACGAGCCGCCGCTGGCCGACGGCGCCACGCTGCACCTGCACGCCACCGACGACGTCCCGGACGGGGCGGGGGAGTGGATGGTCCGCGGCGCGGGCGGACGGGTCGTCTGGGAGCACGGGCACGGCAAGGGCGACGCCGCCGTCCGCGGCACCGCCGCCGACCTGCTCCAGGGCGTCACCCGCCGGATCCCCGCCGACGACGACCGCCTCCAGGTCCTCGGCGACGCCGGCGTCTGGACGGGGTGGCTGGCCCGCACCGGATTCTGA
- the icmF gene encoding fused isobutyryl-CoA mutase/GTPase IcmF, with amino-acid sequence MSTGTNAQAELHVPTHPVRFVTAASLFDGHDAAINIMRRILQRQGAEVIHLGHNRSVDEVVTAAIQEDVQGVAISSYQGGHVEYFSYLVELLRERGAGHIRVYGGGGGVIVPEEIELLHSRGVSRIFSPEDGQHLGLPGMINIMIRECDTDLAAQPPSSFDGLFSGETATLARALTLAESGTLPAEVRERVAASERPVPVLGITGTGGSGKSSLTDELVRRFRLDQEDKLRIAVLAVDPTRRKGGGALLGDRIRMNALSSGSAGAGGGHSPVFFRSLATRGGDGGSLPERLGDTVAVLRAAGFDLVVVETPGIGQGDAGIVPFVDHSLYVMTPEFGAASQLEKIDMLDFADVVAINKFERRGAEDARRDVGRQLVRNREEFGATWEDMPVFGTSAATFNDDGVTALYQHLLGLLAEDGLAVGEGRLLRVTTKTSSHHAAVIPPDRVRYLAEISQAVRGYHADTEAHAQAARTAQHLRTAAELVGGDDLAQALRTAEKKVPAESAELLAAWPSRVADYSGDEYVYTVRDKEFRTKLTKETLSGSKVRRVALPRFDDDAALLRFLRKENLPGFYPFTAGVFPFKREGEDPARMFAGEGDPFRTNRRFKYLSQDSDAKRLSTAFDSVTLYGHDPDTRPDIYGKVGTSGVSIATLDDLKALYDGFDLCSPTTSVSMTINGPAPTILAYFLNTAIDQQVERFRDEQGREPDAGEREELVAYALANVRGTVQADILKEDQGQNTCIFSTEFSLRMMADIQEWFIAHKVRNFYSVSISGYHIAEAGANPISQLAFTLANGFTFVESYLARGMDVDDFAPNLSFFFSNGMDAEYTVIGRVARRIWAIAMKERYGANERSQKLKYHVQTSGRSLHAQEMNFNDIRTTLQALCALYDNANSLHTNAYDEAVTTPSQESVRRAMAIQMIINKEWGLSLNENPLQGSFVVDELTDLVEEAVLREFESIAERGGVLGAMETGYQRGRIQDESMLYEHRKHTGELPIVGVNTFLKPADPDERPQEIELARATEAEKQSQLDRLADFQSRHRTEAEQALRRLQDVATGDGNVFDELMKAARVCSLGQLTTAFFEVGGQYRRNM; translated from the coding sequence ATGAGCACGGGCACGAACGCCCAGGCCGAGCTGCACGTCCCCACGCATCCGGTCCGTTTCGTGACCGCGGCCAGCCTGTTCGACGGGCACGACGCCGCCATCAACATCATGCGCCGGATCCTGCAGCGCCAGGGGGCCGAGGTGATCCACCTCGGCCACAACCGCTCGGTCGACGAGGTCGTGACCGCCGCGATCCAGGAGGACGTGCAGGGCGTCGCGATCTCGTCCTACCAGGGCGGGCACGTCGAGTACTTCTCCTACCTGGTCGAGCTGCTGCGCGAGCGCGGCGCCGGCCACATCAGGGTCTACGGCGGGGGCGGCGGCGTGATCGTCCCCGAGGAGATCGAGCTACTGCACTCCCGCGGCGTCTCCCGGATCTTCTCCCCCGAGGACGGCCAGCACCTGGGCCTCCCCGGGATGATCAACATCATGATCCGCGAGTGCGACACCGACCTCGCGGCCCAGCCGCCGTCGTCGTTCGACGGGCTGTTCTCCGGGGAGACCGCGACGCTGGCGCGGGCGCTGACCCTCGCCGAGTCCGGAACGCTGCCCGCGGAGGTCCGCGAGCGCGTCGCCGCGTCCGAGCGGCCCGTCCCGGTCCTCGGCATCACCGGCACCGGCGGTTCCGGCAAGTCCTCGTTGACCGACGAGCTGGTGCGCCGCTTCCGGCTCGACCAGGAGGACAAGCTCCGCATCGCGGTGCTCGCCGTCGACCCGACCCGGCGCAAGGGCGGCGGTGCGCTGCTCGGCGACCGCATCCGGATGAACGCGCTGTCGTCCGGGTCTGCCGGCGCCGGAGGCGGTCACAGCCCGGTGTTCTTCCGCAGCCTCGCCACCCGCGGCGGCGACGGCGGCTCGCTGCCCGAGCGCCTCGGCGACACCGTCGCGGTGCTCCGCGCGGCCGGGTTCGACCTGGTCGTCGTCGAGACCCCGGGCATCGGCCAGGGCGACGCGGGGATCGTCCCGTTCGTCGACCACTCGCTGTACGTGATGACGCCGGAGTTCGGCGCCGCGTCGCAGCTCGAGAAGATCGACATGCTGGACTTCGCCGACGTCGTCGCGATCAACAAGTTCGAGCGCCGCGGCGCCGAGGACGCCCGGCGCGACGTCGGCCGCCAGCTGGTGCGTAACCGCGAGGAGTTCGGCGCGACCTGGGAGGACATGCCGGTCTTCGGCACCTCGGCCGCCACCTTCAACGACGACGGCGTCACCGCGCTCTACCAGCACCTGCTCGGCCTGCTCGCCGAGGACGGGCTGGCCGTCGGCGAGGGCAGGCTCCTCCGCGTCACGACCAAGACCTCCAGCCACCACGCCGCGGTCATCCCGCCGGACCGGGTCCGTTACCTCGCCGAGATCTCCCAGGCCGTGCGCGGCTACCACGCCGACACCGAGGCCCACGCGCAGGCGGCCCGCACCGCCCAGCACCTGCGCACCGCCGCCGAGCTGGTCGGCGGCGACGACCTGGCGCAGGCGCTCCGCACCGCCGAGAAGAAGGTCCCGGCCGAGTCCGCCGAGCTGCTGGCGGCCTGGCCGTCGCGGGTCGCGGACTACTCCGGCGACGAGTACGTCTACACCGTGCGCGACAAGGAGTTCCGCACGAAGCTGACCAAGGAGACGCTGTCCGGCAGCAAGGTCCGCCGGGTCGCGCTGCCCCGATTCGACGACGACGCGGCCCTGCTGCGCTTCCTGCGCAAGGAGAACCTCCCGGGCTTCTACCCGTTCACCGCCGGGGTGTTCCCGTTCAAGCGCGAGGGCGAGGACCCGGCGCGCATGTTCGCCGGCGAGGGCGACCCGTTCCGCACCAACCGGCGATTCAAGTACCTCTCCCAGGACTCCGACGCCAAGCGCCTGTCGACGGCCTTCGACTCGGTCACCCTCTACGGCCACGACCCGGACACCCGACCCGACATCTACGGCAAGGTCGGCACCTCGGGCGTCTCGATCGCGACGCTGGACGACCTCAAGGCCCTCTACGACGGCTTCGACCTGTGCTCACCGACCACCTCGGTGTCGATGACGATCAACGGCCCGGCGCCGACGATCCTCGCCTACTTCCTCAACACCGCGATCGACCAGCAGGTCGAGCGGTTCCGCGACGAGCAGGGCCGCGAGCCCGACGCGGGGGAACGCGAGGAGCTCGTCGCCTACGCGCTGGCGAACGTCCGGGGCACGGTTCAGGCCGACATCCTCAAGGAGGACCAGGGCCAGAACACCTGCATCTTCTCCACCGAGTTCTCGCTGCGGATGATGGCCGACATCCAGGAGTGGTTCATCGCGCACAAGGTGCGCAACTTCTACTCCGTCTCGATCTCCGGCTACCACATCGCCGAGGCCGGGGCGAACCCCATCAGCCAGCTCGCCTTCACCCTCGCGAACGGGTTCACCTTCGTCGAGAGCTACCTGGCGCGCGGCATGGACGTCGACGACTTCGCGCCCAACCTGTCGTTCTTCTTCTCCAACGGGATGGACGCCGAGTACACGGTGATCGGCCGGGTCGCCCGCCGCATCTGGGCGATCGCGATGAAGGAGCGCTACGGGGCGAACGAGCGCTCGCAGAAGCTGAAGTACCACGTCCAGACGTCGGGGCGGTCCCTGCACGCGCAGGAGATGAACTTCAACGACATCCGCACCACGCTGCAGGCGCTCTGCGCGCTCTACGACAACGCGAACTCCCTGCACACCAACGCCTACGACGAGGCGGTCACCACGCCGTCGCAGGAGTCGGTGCGCCGCGCGATGGCCATCCAGATGATCATCAACAAGGAGTGGGGCCTGTCGCTGAACGAGAACCCGCTGCAGGGCTCGTTCGTCGTCGACGAGCTCACCGACCTCGTGGAGGAGGCGGTGCTGCGCGAGTTCGAGTCGATCGCCGAGCGCGGCGGTGTGCTGGGCGCGATGGAGACCGGCTACCAGCGTGGCCGGATCCAGGACGAGTCGATGCTCTACGAGCACCGCAAGCACACCGGTGAGCTGCCGATCGTCGGCGTCAACACCTTCCTGAAGCCGGCCGACCCGGACGAGCGGCCCCAGGAGATCGAGCTGGCCCGCGCCACCGAGGCCGAGAAGCAGTCCCAGCTCGACCGGCTCGCGGACTTCCAGTCCCGGCACCGCACGGAGGCCGAGCAGGCGCTGCGGCGGCTCCAGGACGTCGCGACCGGCGACGGCAACGTGTTCGACGAGCTGATGAAGGCCGCACGGGTGTGCTCGCTGGGTCAGCTGACGACGGCGTTCTTCGAGGTCGGCGGGCAGTACCGGCGGAACATGTGA
- a CDS encoding MFS transporter: MTDAAHDTHRPPGDGSAGLPGDDPLPRRVPVFAVVGLALLMFSLDGTSVATALTTISGDLGADLAWTGWVVTVAAVGQILALPLGGWLSDRFGGRRMFLAGVTAFTVMSALSALSPSIGVLIACRLVQGLAGGVMLPAANGIVAHQFGRDRDRALALFTSVFPIGAILGPLVGGLVLTTWTWHGIFLVNVPIGILLVAVGLALVDDPPHRRTARIDAAGIALLVLTLLATMLTITRLGSPASGPGWTVLAGVVALVAGAVFVRHTRRRPDAVVPVHLLAGRGLGIMNVTNVVFGAVVIGFSATLPLYAQVRYDLPAFVAGALLTGRAIGTIVTSAVAVALLRRLGFRPLLLGGLVAVVAGLVVTAVTPLFGGPTVWLLAGSTLLGLGTGLSGPAANNAGMHLVPDEVAAVSGLRIMFRQMGGIAAVSVLTAAVTAADDPGLAAGVAYGVLAAALAAVGLAAARIPNRRGRW; encoded by the coding sequence GTGACCGACGCCGCCCACGACACCCACCGCCCGCCCGGGGACGGCTCCGCCGGCCTGCCCGGCGACGACCCGCTGCCCCGCCGGGTGCCGGTGTTCGCCGTCGTCGGCCTGGCGCTGCTGATGTTCTCCCTCGACGGCACGTCGGTCGCCACCGCGCTGACCACGATCAGCGGCGACCTCGGCGCCGACCTGGCCTGGACCGGCTGGGTGGTGACCGTCGCCGCCGTCGGGCAGATCCTCGCGCTGCCGCTGGGCGGGTGGCTCTCCGACCGTTTCGGCGGCCGCCGGATGTTCCTGGCCGGGGTCACCGCGTTCACGGTGATGTCCGCGCTGAGCGCGCTCAGCCCCTCGATCGGCGTGCTCATCGCCTGCCGGCTGGTGCAGGGCCTCGCGGGCGGCGTGATGCTGCCGGCCGCCAACGGGATCGTCGCCCACCAGTTCGGCCGGGACCGGGACCGGGCGCTCGCCCTGTTCACCAGCGTCTTCCCGATCGGCGCGATCCTCGGACCACTGGTCGGCGGGCTGGTGCTCACCACCTGGACCTGGCACGGCATCTTCCTGGTGAACGTGCCGATCGGGATCCTGCTCGTCGCGGTCGGGCTGGCGCTGGTCGACGACCCGCCGCACCGGCGCACCGCCCGGATCGACGCCGCCGGCATCGCACTGCTCGTCCTGACCCTGCTGGCCACGATGCTCACCATCACCCGGCTCGGCTCGCCCGCGTCCGGGCCGGGCTGGACCGTCCTGGCCGGTGTGGTCGCACTGGTGGCGGGTGCGGTGTTCGTCCGGCACACCCGGCGGCGGCCCGACGCGGTCGTCCCCGTGCACCTGCTCGCCGGACGCGGTCTGGGGATCATGAACGTCACCAACGTCGTCTTCGGCGCCGTGGTGATCGGGTTCTCGGCGACCCTGCCGCTCTACGCCCAGGTCCGCTACGACCTGCCCGCGTTCGTCGCCGGGGCACTGCTCACCGGCCGCGCGATCGGCACCATCGTCACCTCGGCGGTCGCGGTGGCGCTGCTGCGCCGGCTCGGGTTCCGGCCGCTGCTGCTCGGCGGGCTGGTCGCCGTCGTCGCCGGGCTGGTGGTCACCGCGGTGACGCCCCTGTTCGGTGGGCCCACGGTGTGGCTGCTGGCCGGGTCGACCCTGCTCGGGCTGGGCACGGGCCTGTCCGGCCCGGCCGCCAACAACGCCGGCATGCACCTGGTGCCCGACGAGGTGGCCGCGGTGTCCGGGCTGCGCATCATGTTCCGGCAGATGGGCGGGATCGCGGCGGTGTCGGTGCTGACCGCCGCCGTCACCGCCGCCGACGACCCGGGCCTCGCCGCCGGGGTCGCCTACGGGGTGCTGGCGGCGGCGCTCGCCGCGGTCGGCCTGGCCGCCGCGCGGATCCCGAACCGGCGCGGCCGCTGGTGA
- a CDS encoding MFS transporter, translating into MTTTAHLPASTTTRPAPPHERGTPGYRRLGIALWLSGLATFVLVYSVQGLLPTLAAEFGVSSSTASLVLSATTGTLALAVLPLSALTESWGRARVMTWALAASAVLALLAPLAPTFETLVVVRGLQGIALAALPALSMAHVTHEVAPRHLGGAVGLLIAGNTLGGLSGRLVASWVAELGGWRAGLAAVGVVSVLATVAFRLLLPPATAPTPARTRLRDLGGPLRRHLTDRGLLCLFGMAFLLMGAFVTVYNYLGFRLLAPPFSLPGTLVGLGYLAGSWASTAAGRLGDRFGRRPVLWVATLLALAGIWVTLPDLLPTTLAGLLLVTVGFFGAHSVASSWVGRRSATLPGAVPAQASSLYLVGYYAGSSLGGALGGVAYDHAGWAGVTGYVSVLLLGALALALVLRRTPAPAV; encoded by the coding sequence ATGACAACGACCGCGCACCTCCCAGCCTCGACCACCACTCGGCCCGCCCCGCCGCACGAGCGCGGCACGCCCGGCTACCGCCGGCTCGGCATCGCCCTGTGGCTGTCCGGTCTGGCGACGTTCGTGCTGGTCTACAGCGTGCAGGGGCTGCTGCCGACGCTCGCGGCGGAGTTCGGCGTCTCCTCGTCCACGGCCAGCCTCGTGCTGTCGGCGACCACCGGCACCCTCGCCCTCGCCGTGCTGCCGCTGTCCGCGCTCACCGAGTCCTGGGGGCGCGCGCGGGTCATGACCTGGGCACTCGCGGCGTCGGCGGTGCTCGCGCTGCTCGCCCCGCTGGCGCCCACGTTCGAGACCCTCGTCGTGGTGCGCGGACTGCAGGGGATCGCCCTCGCGGCACTGCCCGCGCTGTCGATGGCCCACGTCACCCACGAGGTCGCCCCGCGGCACCTCGGCGGTGCGGTCGGGCTGCTCATCGCCGGCAACACCCTCGGCGGGCTGTCCGGGCGGCTCGTCGCCTCGTGGGTCGCCGAGCTCGGCGGCTGGCGGGCGGGCCTCGCCGCGGTCGGTGTGGTCTCGGTGCTCGCGACCGTCGCCTTCCGGCTGCTCCTGCCGCCCGCGACGGCGCCCACCCCGGCCCGCACCCGGCTGCGCGACCTCGGCGGGCCGCTGCGTCGCCACCTCACCGACCGGGGTCTGCTCTGCCTGTTCGGGATGGCGTTCCTGCTGATGGGTGCGTTCGTGACCGTCTACAACTATCTCGGCTTCCGGCTGCTGGCCCCGCCGTTCTCGCTGCCCGGCACCCTCGTCGGGCTCGGCTACCTCGCCGGCAGCTGGGCCTCCACCGCTGCCGGGCGCCTGGGGGACCGGTTCGGGCGCCGCCCCGTGCTGTGGGTGGCGACGCTGCTCGCCCTCGCCGGGATCTGGGTGACCCTGCCCGATCTGCTGCCCACCACCCTCGCGGGGCTGCTGCTGGTCACCGTCGGCTTCTTCGGGGCCCACTCGGTCGCCAGCTCGTGGGTGGGGCGCCGCTCGGCGACGCTGCCGGGGGCGGTGCCGGCCCAGGCCTCGTCGCTGTACCTGGTCGGCTACTACGCCGGGTCCAGCCTCGGCGGCGCCCTCGGTGGGGTCGCCTACGACCACGCAGGCTGGGCCGGGGTGACCGGCTACGTCAGCGTGCTGCTGCTGGGCGCGCTGGCGCTGGCGCTCGTGCTGCGCCGGACCCCGGCGCCCGCGGTGTGA
- a CDS encoding LysR substrate-binding domain-containing protein, translating to MHESLAPALHRFVAVARDGHLTRAAERIGVPQPTLSRAIARLEDELGVALFRRAGRGLALTVAGRTLLPRAEAALAELAAGVAEVAGDADPATGRVALGFLGTMGTTAVPGILREFREHHPRVRIELVQVPHAALLERVRDGRVDLALTSPIPDEPGLVATPLAEEEPLLAVPSGHRLAGADSADLTEVADDPFLLFARGYGLQGVVESWCAQAGFRPRRAFEGGETATLRGLVGAGLGVALLPAGPDVPGVVQVPVRSPHTVRTLGMVHAADPRPTAPVRDLRAFVVRHGPRWLVPTG from the coding sequence ATGCATGAGTCGTTGGCGCCGGCGCTGCACCGGTTCGTCGCGGTCGCGCGCGACGGTCACCTCACCCGCGCCGCGGAGCGGATCGGGGTCCCGCAGCCCACGCTGTCCCGGGCGATCGCCCGGCTGGAGGACGAGCTGGGCGTCGCGCTGTTCCGGCGGGCCGGGCGCGGGCTGGCGCTGACCGTGGCGGGGCGCACGCTGCTGCCGCGGGCCGAGGCCGCGCTGGCCGAGCTGGCCGCGGGCGTGGCGGAGGTCGCGGGCGACGCCGACCCGGCGACCGGCCGGGTCGCACTCGGCTTCCTCGGGACGATGGGCACCACCGCGGTGCCGGGCATCCTGCGGGAGTTCCGGGAGCACCACCCGCGGGTGCGGATCGAGCTGGTGCAGGTGCCGCACGCCGCGCTGCTGGAACGGGTCCGCGACGGCCGGGTCGACCTGGCGCTGACCTCCCCGATACCCGACGAACCGGGGCTCGTCGCGACCCCGCTGGCCGAGGAGGAGCCGCTGCTGGCGGTGCCGTCCGGGCACCGGCTGGCGGGCGCGGACTCCGCGGATCTCACCGAGGTCGCCGACGACCCGTTCCTGCTGTTCGCCCGCGGCTACGGGCTCCAGGGGGTGGTGGAGTCGTGGTGCGCGCAGGCCGGGTTCCGCCCACGGCGGGCGTTCGAGGGCGGGGAGACGGCGACGCTGCGTGGCCTGGTCGGAGCCGGACTGGGCGTCGCGCTGCTCCCGGCCGGACCGGACGTGCCGGGCGTGGTGCAGGTGCCGGTGCGCAGCCCGCACACGGTCCGGACGCTGGGGATGGTGCACGCGGCCGACCCGCGGCCGACCGCACCGGTGCGGGACCTGCGGGCCTTCGTCGTCCGGCACGGGCCGCGCTGGTTGGTGCCGACCGGCTGA
- a CDS encoding helical backbone metal receptor → MTAGVGAPVDDEGREVGVPGTVRRVVSIVPSLTEALEATAPGILVGATDWCTHPADLRAERVRGTKNPDVERIVALAPDLVVANQEENRLPDLDALRAAGLPVYVTDIRDVDGGLDSLGRMLAACGLDEPGWLREARALWAAVEPARDRRRAVVPIWRRPWMAVGSDTFTGAVLDRLGVDNVLDDSPERYPRFDPAELPDHDLVVLPDEPYLFTAEDGPEAFDAPSVLVSGRLLTWYGPSLLEAARELPGALAGAGRPAR, encoded by the coding sequence ATGACTGCGGGAGTGGGGGCACCGGTCGACGACGAGGGCCGCGAGGTCGGTGTCCCGGGCACCGTGCGGCGGGTCGTGTCGATCGTGCCGTCGCTGACCGAGGCGCTGGAGGCGACCGCGCCCGGCATCCTGGTCGGCGCGACGGACTGGTGCACCCACCCCGCCGACCTCCGTGCGGAACGGGTCCGCGGGACCAAGAACCCCGACGTCGAGCGGATCGTCGCGCTGGCGCCGGATCTGGTCGTCGCCAACCAGGAGGAGAACCGGCTCCCGGACCTGGACGCGCTGCGCGCCGCGGGGCTCCCGGTGTACGTGACCGACATCCGCGACGTCGACGGCGGGCTCGACTCGCTGGGGCGGATGCTCGCCGCGTGCGGGCTGGACGAGCCGGGCTGGCTGCGCGAGGCCCGTGCACTGTGGGCGGCGGTCGAGCCCGCCCGCGACCGTCGCCGGGCCGTGGTCCCGATCTGGCGCAGGCCCTGGATGGCGGTCGGCTCGGACACCTTCACCGGTGCCGTGCTGGACCGGCTCGGCGTCGACAACGTCCTGGACGACTCCCCGGAGCGCTATCCCCGGTTCGACCCCGCCGAGCTGCCCGACCACGATCTCGTGGTACTGCCCGACGAGCCGTACCTGTTCACCGCCGAGGACGGCCCCGAGGCGTTCGACGCGCCGTCGGTGCTGGTCAGCGGGCGGCTGCTGACCTGGTACGGCCCGAGTCTGCTGGAGGCGGCCCGGGAGCTGCCCGGCGCGTTGGCGGGCGCGGGCCGACCGGCCCGCTGA
- a CDS encoding GMC family oxidoreductase — MTDRYDYVVVGGGSAGCALAARLSEDPSVRVLLLEAGPSDVGDPNILRLTDWMALLDSGYDWDYPVEPQERGNSHMRHARAKVLGGCGSHNSCIAFWTPREDLDEWAASGLTGWSAEECWPLIRRLETNDGDWDGHGRSGPVNLMQIPAEDPCGDAVLAAAAQVGMPTVRFNEGHTVTDGAGYFQINSFPDGTRASASVSYLHPILDSRPNLEVRTDCWASQVLFDGTRATGVEYQRGIGPGRETAHADREVILSAGAIDTPKLLMLSGIGPGEHLREFGIEVRSDLPGVGSNLDDHVEGLVFWDAAKPMVTESTQWWEIGLFHRTDPALDRPDLMMHYGSVPFDMNTLRWGYPTTDNGFCLTPNVTRGRSRGTVRLRTRDFRDRARVDPRYFTDPEGHDMRVMTEGVRLARRIAEQPQLKEWIAAELAPGPDAVTDDELADYITKTHNTVYHPACTARMGADGDPDAALDPQLRVRGVQGLRVADASAMPFLPVVNPNITTMMIGEKCSDLLRATHG; from the coding sequence ATGACCGACCGGTACGACTACGTCGTGGTGGGTGGCGGCTCGGCGGGCTGCGCGCTCGCCGCCCGGCTCTCCGAGGACCCCTCGGTGCGGGTGCTGCTGCTGGAGGCCGGGCCGTCCGACGTCGGTGACCCGAACATCCTGCGGCTCACCGACTGGATGGCGCTGCTCGACTCCGGCTACGACTGGGACTACCCGGTCGAGCCGCAGGAGCGCGGCAACTCCCACATGCGCCACGCCCGCGCGAAGGTGCTCGGCGGCTGCGGCTCGCACAACTCCTGCATCGCCTTCTGGACCCCGCGGGAGGACCTCGACGAGTGGGCCGCGTCCGGCCTGACCGGCTGGTCCGCCGAGGAGTGCTGGCCGCTGATCCGGCGCCTGGAGACCAACGACGGCGACTGGGACGGCCACGGCCGCTCCGGCCCGGTCAACCTCATGCAGATCCCCGCGGAGGACCCCTGCGGCGACGCCGTGCTGGCCGCCGCCGCGCAGGTCGGGATGCCGACGGTGCGGTTCAACGAGGGCCACACCGTGACCGACGGCGCCGGGTACTTCCAGATCAACTCCTTCCCCGACGGCACCCGCGCCTCGGCGTCGGTGTCCTACCTGCACCCGATCCTGGACTCGCGTCCGAACCTGGAGGTGCGCACCGACTGCTGGGCGTCGCAGGTGCTGTTCGACGGCACCCGCGCCACCGGCGTGGAGTACCAGCGCGGCATCGGCCCCGGCCGCGAGACGGCGCACGCCGACCGCGAGGTGATCCTCTCCGCGGGGGCGATCGACACCCCGAAGCTGCTGATGCTCTCCGGCATCGGTCCGGGCGAGCACCTGCGCGAGTTCGGCATCGAGGTCCGCTCGGACCTGCCCGGCGTCGGGTCGAACCTCGACGACCACGTGGAGGGCCTGGTCTTCTGGGACGCCGCGAAGCCGATGGTCACCGAGTCCACCCAGTGGTGGGAGATCGGGCTGTTCCACCGCACCGACCCGGCCCTGGACCGGCCGGACCTGATGATGCACTACGGCTCGGTCCCGTTCGACATGAACACGCTGCGCTGGGGCTACCCGACCACCGACAACGGGTTCTGTCTCACCCCGAACGTCACCCGCGGCCGGTCCCGGGGCACCGTGCGGCTGCGGACCCGCGACTTCCGCGACCGGGCCCGGGTCGACCCGCGCTACTTCACCGACCCCGAGGGTCACGACATGCGGGTGATGACCGAGGGCGTCCGGCTGGCCCGACGCATCGCCGAGCAGCCGCAGCTGAAGGAGTGGATCGCCGCCGAGTTGGCGCCGGGACCGGACGCCGTCACCGACGACGAGCTCGCCGACTACATCACCAAGACCCACAACACCGTGTACCACCCGGCGTGCACCGCGCGGATGGGCGCCGACGGCGACCCGGACGCCGCCCTGGACCCGCAGCTGCGGGTCCGCGGCGTGCAGGGGCTGCGGGTCGCCGACGCGTCGGCGATGCCGTTCCTGCCGGTGGTCAACCCGAACATCACCACGATGATGATCGGCGAGAAGTGCTCGGACCTGCTCCGGGCGACGCACGGCTGA